TTTATGGAGGATGTTGTAGATATTGTAAACTTCGTAGAATTTATGTTGAACGCAACACGTACATTCCACTTGCCAACATCCATGTGAACTCAACTTGCCTTTTACATGTAAATAAGCTGTCTTTTCCACATGCTGTTCCAACGTGTATTCCACTTGTTTGTGCCCACTGCGTTTGCAGAATTTATGTTGAACACAGCGCGTACATTCCACGTGCCAAAACCCacgtgaatttttttttacacgtAATTCACCTGTCTTTTCCACATGCTGTTTCCACCTGTATTCCATGTGTTGGTGCCCACTGGGTTAATTCTGATGAATATAATTCTATAACTAAATATATTACTTACTGAAATACGAGTGCATTGGCAAAACATtacaatgtattttaaaatatagtgTCTATAAAAAGTAAACTATTGCTTATACATTATATTAATTGGCAATAgtaaaaatagtaataaatgGTATACCTATAAAATAAGAAACGTGTTTAGTCATATTTATACAGTATAGTACATCAGTACATatattgtataatatatatagtaatatatTGTGTAATACACATcacaatatatttaaaaatgtattatcaaataaaaaaaatccaatacatttaaaatataatttattatatatactCATATAATTCTTGGTATACCTGTCATATATaagaaatatattaatttacatatatgtttgcatatattgaaaataaatataatgaaaaatgtaatttcaatatacaaatgtattttttgaaaTATACTACAATATACTAAAGCGGCaattttttgtatatttaaaatatatttataatacattGGTGTTTGGTCAATGTATTTTGGTCAATATATTAGtccatgtattttttatgtagTTGGATTAATATATTTAACCTGGTGAAAATATATTGTCtataatatattttgtattatataaATTTTTTGTATGgggaggttaggttaaaggactgtgggagctgttccagaaaagttgcagcggataatgaggctatggaacgtctagtatcgtacctctggcctggggccttaggggagttatgttgtatttgaaatgttaaaaggtaatgatctgaaagtagagggttctgagggataattgatatgtgttctaccaggacaccatgactaagaatcaggtctagggtgtggttacaggcatgagttggcccagttacattctgatgtacaccgacagagtagggatggcacggttcatgaaaaaaaaacgaaccgttcggttcgcttgtctcggttcggagcatgcatgcgtcgcacggttcgacggttcatgacatgcgcaatgtagcctcatgccatgcgcaatgtagcctcatgccccgtatgtgacgtcagtgtgtttccctttcgcgcgaaagaataggctatatccgcgtttccgtttctttctccagtccggtcattatattgtaattctgctttaccgctcgtctgtgttccttttgctcattaaaccccgcattcccccgatcctaggtctcctcgcctctgcttccccggtcagcgttgtaacagtgagcctgcttccatgctgcaatgtgaacatttgccatgttcctaaaaattctgtttattgcagtgtctgaccacacagacctacaggctattgccagatgatcatactagacatatcaactggacatattttgcactattacagattgatgtcttgtacatatacagaaactgattttatcgattactcaagaacattcaatataattaataccaattttttttttatatatatataacgaaccgaatcaggcttaatcaagataggtgatctatcattttaacgatccccaattaaattaaccccgtggaccggacaaatacaaaacgaatgattaaacattatatgcgtctctttttgtatgttttctaaataagaccgcgtgcccatacccaactgtaatagcgattaaagcgatctattctcttagcatttatgttaaggcaagacttttattttattactgttctgggattaataatgtttaataattttaataatgtgctttaagtcaagtcaaattcagtttatgcatgattacatgataactttttaaatactgtatcctaaattgtggataattaagctatatatcatatgctgaagtacatttctggagtgttaaagattaaaagaaaaaataacaagaaccgtacagaaccgaaaaccgtgaccctaaaaccgtgatacaaaccgaaccgtgggttttgtgaaccgtgccacccctacgacagagtcaagaatggtagtaaatgcttttgttactggatcactttcactttccatatgaatattaaaatcaccaaaaatcaaggccttgtcggtagtaaccaccaagcttgttaagaaatctgcaaattccttaaggaaattTCTATAGGGGCCTGGCAgtctatacacaatggcaatggtgattggaggtgtagaactacacttagatgtgctaGCAAGACTTAGcataataaattcaaacgtactaaagctataaccagtattttcacgcactcctaggtcggtcttaaatattgcagcagctccgccacctttgcgatcgGGTCGAGGATTATGCCTATAGCTATAttcagctggagtggattcatttagtgccatgaactcattcggttttagccaagtctcagtaagacatagggcactaagattggaatcagtaatgatttcatttacgagcaatgtcttaggagccagcgatctaatgttcaggagtccaagttttaggtttgcattacacctactaACCAGAGTTGAAATTGGTCTAATTTCTCTAATGTTTGTAAGACACGAACTACGATGGAATGACCCCCCACGATTAaaaccgcggggaacagacacagtctcaataatatgaagcctgggtgacgactctaagcgactagcaggcggtcggttaagccgttttgcctgccgccttggcttggctctggttagtcagcaatctgccctaagactgtgagctatgctttttgataggagatcggcaccagcccacgtggggtgaataccgtccctcttcaaaagccaaggcctaccccagaatgtccgccaatggtctatataacccacaccatttatcgggcaccattccgacagccagcgatgcagcgacgataatctgctgtacatttcatcgccacgtctagcagggatggggccagagcatgttactgacgcggacatcttcttcgcaaggctgcacactaggggtgcaccgattgcagttttctggccgatcaacgatcaccgatccttaggcaaccttacctgccgatctcgatttttttttgccgatcttgtttctttcataactaaaagacagttacttcaatgtttccatttttattgagtaaattgatatgaatactcacaaaacatgaggtagtgtcctcaaatataaatgaacatataaatgagcattgctgtttgaactacaaaatcatattttttcttccagactttaatttctctaattttgtaaaaaaaatatatatatatagctgttatgacacacttgtccaaaaaatagggagggaggcagcctgcactgcacctctctcgggaatgggagaaaaggctgatttaaccctctggggcctaggggtaggaaacacactttcactgactggggcatgatcacacatttcatcacacttaattcatggcaaataaattatttcttatatatttgttttgccattacactcatctttattttaatatatattgtaaatatgtcagatttttgttaagtttgaaatttgacatcaaagtatagacattgcaaaatgcagtttggaacacttgcagaaacattataaaagtacatagtaagcaatgctggcagtttgttttgatcccagatatctgatcaccaaagtcttggctacatgaagatgactaaatggtgtagatgcaacattaatttggataaataaataagaaaaacctaactcatgtaactatttctggctcctttcattgaatatgtagcaactttcatgtgtatgaatgagccattgtcacctggccacgtccccaacccccttttatggcgctgaaggggatgtatctggatcgcgtttcaccgttgcgctgttaatcaaattaccatgcgaatgcgatttgaatacgcgctaatgcggctatttagaatgtgaatagcgatcttcgggtgagagcggtactacacgcccccgatgcaggtaaaacaaagtaagatgacatggtttacttttttgccgatttaacctaattaaaaaaactttaatacttccgacaatggacgttttgaaaagaagacagattacggatttagccagcgtttttttcatgattatacattaagatttcagcaagatatttataaactgaaatagacgcgaaaagtacgcgatgtcgtcgacgacatactcgaccccaaagagttaaaagcatataactaagatcggtggatctcatgggaatatggtcgatttctgatcccctcaaattaacgtgatcgaggccgatcgatcggtgcgccgatcgatcggtgcacccctactgcacaccgctatgaaatttgctttagtgatctccgattgcctcaatcggacatcatttgTGCCGACATGGATAACAATATACGAATACTTACGTTTactcttagccagcacttttacgtttgataagatgtcggtcgctctggcaccagggagacaattaactacggccgctggagtcactactctcacgtttcttagcatagaatcgccgattaccagagcgctttcaacaggcggctcagtgggtgtttcactgagtggggagaacctgttggaaacgcgaatgggtgaatggtgccggtgtgagtgctgtttggacttacggctatgccgccgggtcgtcacccactcaCCTTGCTGCGAAGGCCCTGCTGCCGGAGCCGGGGGAAACTGGCTCACTATAgcggacatatccggagccgctaacactgcgtcaataaaactctcactctcctgaatctcccgtaacgtccggatgcgtccctctaagtctgcgatcttctctgtcagcctggcaactagcttacacttatcgcagacaaacgtaccgctaatgacgggagaagaataactaaacatactgcACTCAGAGCAAACGACAGGAGCCATAGTGATATACTTACGTTTAGCGGGGAAAAACTCCGGGGGCGTAGGCGATTAATCCGTCTTAGATTTGGAAGATTATCAGGAGACTATTAAGCTTGCCAAGATTAATCCGATTgcttaattataatttattatttggGTTATAGTTATAGTTTAAAAGTTCGCGCGGTAGCAACCAGTCTCGCTCACACAGGAAACAGCAAACAGGAAACACGTCGATCCAGCCAATTAGAGAGTGAGATCTAATTAAGGTGCAATTAATTAAGCAGTGAGTCTGTCTGCAGAGAGAATGTCGACTGCATtgagaggttcacttacctcgGCAACAACATTCATGTGTATGATGACTCTTCATATGAAGTCAGTAGACAGATTGGAAGAGCATtaggggtcatgaggtcgctgaaCAGGGGTGTGTGGTGCTCCTGATATCTTTGTAAGAGGAAAAAGGTCCAAGCCTTTATACCCCTGGTGTCATGAAGAGTAAAGACGACTGACGGAGGGAGTGGTGGGTGGCGAGTGCCACCTTGTGGACTGCGTAGGAACTGTAGTTTTAAGTGTAGCCCGCTGCGGTATCTGTAGTTCGTCATCATAATTAGTGCGGCTTGCTCAGTTCAGGAAGCGTGTGCGTCCAAAGAGCCGTAAGTTTGTGTTTGGTTATCGTTTGTTCCCTTTACTCTAATCCTTTATTATATTATGGTTTAAGTTTGTATTTTAAGTATGTTTAAATACGTCATTTACGAGGGATAGCGTAACATTACGTTCTCAGCGCTTATAGTTAGCCCATGCTAAGAAGGCTGCAGAGCTATTGTGCTAACTCGTTTAAATATTGTATAAATATAAAGGACGGCTGTTAATTTGTAATTACGGAATTAGATAATCACTGTTATTTGGAGGGTGTGTGATATTTACCGGGAGTTCAATTTGTTGCAAAACCACACGTGTATACCCGCGAAAGCAAGCTACTGTTGTCAATAAAGGCTGGTGGAACAACGGACTTATGCATTCTGACCGATGCACACTCAGGGCTCATAACGCCATACGTAACCAGCACTAATATGCTGCAAATGCTTTCTCacatggtccttcgagccggatagtTGAGAGCTGAGTGATAATGGCTGAGAGTTCCCCAAAGCAGACACGACCACGGAGAACAGTGCGTCTCCCGGCGTGGTTACAAGACTACGAGGTTTACGTTCCACCAAAGGCTGCCTCTGCTGTTACACAGCAAACTCCGAGATATCACGAGGGATTCGCCGAGATGACTCCCCTCCAATCCCATTCACTCCAATACCCGTATTATAGCAGTACACCCCCTGTATGTGAAAATACTCTAGCTACGCACCAAAGCCCTTCAGCAGTGGCGATGGCAATACATCAGCTGCAGGAGGAGAACAGGTGTTTGCATGAGATGGTGAAGGAGATTAGGCACCACCAGGATAGTAATGCCATGCCACCACCACGACCCAATGTGCTGACCATCCAGTCCAAACAGCGCCAGGAGGAGATGTGGTCACTGCCCCCACCTCCACTGACACATGTCATGGGCCAGCCACGAGCCATTCGGGTGGAGCCATTTCATAGTCGAAGCCATCCACCTTTGACAGAGGAAGATGATGAGTGGCCACTCCCACCTCCACCTACAGATTTCCCAGATGATGCTCCTGACCCCCTTCCAGCGCCTAGTGCACAGTTGGACCCAACAATGAGAATCATGGAAGAGCTCCGGGAACGTTTGAGGAGATTGGAGACCCACCTGTCACCACCCCCCTCTTCGCCGCAATACGATGACCCAGCTGATGTTGTTGGAGAATCTGCACATTACTTCCCCAACCAGCCAGAGCTTTGTCATAACCCCTGGTCTTCTATTGAACAACAGAGACACACGTACACAGACCCCCCACCCAACTATCAAGAAAGGATATATCGAGGTCCCAAACCCTCCATTCCCAAGTTTACCAGGGATGATCCTAGAGAATTTGCAAGGCTCCGGATTGCACTGGAGAACATCCTGCCAGCTGATGCAACGGAGAGATTCAAGTATCAGATCCTGTGTCACCACTTGAAGTTTGAGGAAGCTCTCCTGATAGCAGACTCTTATGTCAACTCCTCATCCCCCTACACTGACACAATGACTTCACTGACTAGACAGTATGGCCAACCTCACCAGTTGTCGTTAAGGCGAATATCAGAGTTGATGGATGAGCCCACCATACGACCAGGTGACATAGCAGGGTTCCGTAGGTTTGCATTATGAGTTAGAGCACTCGTGGGGATGCTGGAGCAGCTTGGGGAAGATGGAGTGATTGAGCTGCAGTGTGGATCTCACGTTGCAAGGTTAATGAGGAAGCTGCCACAAGATCTCCGTGCTACCTTCCGTCGATAACTCTGTTGGAGACAAGATGGAGTCCCCTCCCTATTAGACTTTTCTCGCTGGTTGGAACTTCTTGTTCAAGAAGGAGGGGACAGCATGGATAGGATAGAGGAGGGGAGACGTAAGGACTACAGACCCAAGAAAGATTATAGCAGGGAGGGAAAGCCCAGCAGGGTTGCCACAGTTCTCCATGGCACCACAGAGGCCCACCCTGCCGATACCTCCTGCGGACAGACCTCAGAGGTGAAACCCAGAGTATACTGCCCATACTGCTGCAACAACCAACATTTCCTGGATCAGTGTGCCAATTTCAAGCAGCTCTCCAGAGACCAGAGGATAACCTGGGTGAAAAGCAACAATCGATGCTGGCGATGCGGACGCCAGCATCTGGCTGCTCAGTGCAAACTGAAATTGCAGTGCAAGATCTGCAGAGGCAAACATCTCGAGTCTTTGCATGTTGTTAATGACAGGACTGCTGCCGAGCGGAAGGATGCCAACCCCACTTCTTCAAAGGGTCCAGATCAGCCCACTGATATCTTGTATCTGGATCGACGTGCCGGCTGCAACCAGGTCCTTCTCAAGATCAGTAAGGTGCTCCTGCGGAGTGGTGATCACTCTTTGGAGACATACGCCATTCTGGATGATGGTTCAGAGAGGACGATTCTACTGCCAGAAGCTACACGGCACCTGAAGCTCGACGGTCAGCCAGAGAGTCTGACAGTGAGGACAATACGTCACGACGAGAGAACGTTGCAGGGCTCATCAGTGACATTTACTATTTCTCCAGTTAATCACCCAGCCAAGACATTCACAGTTGATAAGGCATTCACTGCAGCACAGCTAGGTTTGGCCGATCATACCTACCCAGTAGATGGTTTGAAGAGGAAGTTCAAGCATCTTAAGTCACTTCCACTTGAGCCTTTTTACAATGCTAAGCCACTCCTGCTGATTGGGTCAGATCACCCCCATCTCATAACACCCATTAAGCCAGTACGCCTTGGACCACCGGGTGGCCCTGCAGCAGTGAAAACAAGATTGGGCTGGACTCTTCAGGGGCCTGTAAGTCGCATACAGTGCAATAATTCCCAGCAGTGCCTCTTTCTGTCCACATGTTCTCCTATGTCTGAGCTGTACAGCCAAGTGGAGAAACTCTGGCAGTTAGACACACTCCCATACCAAAATGAGAAGCTGGTGACACAGTCACGTAGAGACCAGGAAGCTATAGAGTTGCTGGAAGCTAAGACTCAACGTGTTGAGGTAGATGGTGTTCGTCGTTATGCCACACCTCTGTTGAGGGTTGCAAGTATGCCCATTCTGAGAGCCCCTCCCCAAGCAGTACTGCCCCACCTGCGAGCGATAGAAAAGCGACTCATGAGAGATCAAGTTAAAGCTCAGGCCTATAGCACTGAGATCAGGAAGTTGGAAGAATCAGGCTACATACGGAAGATCAGTCCTGAGTTAGAAGCGACAAGTACACAGTCTTGGTTTATTCCCCATCATCTAGTGACACACAATGGTAAGAACCGTGTTGTGTTCAACTGCTCCTTTGATTATGAGAATCAGAACATCAATAAGCTTCTGCTGCCAGGCCCGAACCTGGGGCCCTCAATTCTTGGTGTCCTGTTGCGCTTCCGAGAACACTCCACTGCCATCAGCAGTGACATAAAAGGAATGTTTCATCAGGTGAGATTGCTTCCAGAAGATCGTCCCTTTACGCGCTTCCTTTGGCGAGATCTAAAAAGAGACTCCCAGCCTGATGTATATGAGTGGCAAGTCTTGCCCTTCGGGACAACGTGCTCACCATGTTGTGCCATCTACGCACTCCTGCGGCACGTCCGAGACCACAGCTATGAGGGGGAAGATGTCAGATGTTCAGTGGAAGCTCACTTTTATGTCGACAACTGGCTCCAGAGTTTCCCATCGGCGGCTCAGGCTAAACGTATGGTGGACAAGACCAGAGCACTGCTGACACAGGGAGGGCTTGAATTGCGACAGTGGGCAAGTAACCAACTAGAAGTCATCAATCACTTGCCAAGGGCTCTTCGATCAGAAAGTAGTGAACAGTGGCTAAACCACGGTGAAGTGGAACAGCAAGAGCATGCGCTTGGCTTGAGCTGGATGTGCCAGACGGACACAATAAGATACAGATCAAGACCACTTAGGTCATCTCCCACCACAATGAGGAGTATATACCGAGTCCTGGCCAGCCAGTACGACCCCCTTGGATTCCTTATACC
This is a stretch of genomic DNA from Paramormyrops kingsleyae isolate MSU_618 chromosome 7, PKINGS_0.4, whole genome shotgun sequence. It encodes these proteins:
- the LOC111843080 gene encoding uncharacterized protein translates to MDRIEEGRRKDYRPKKDYSREGKPSRVATVLHGTTEAHPADTSCGQTSEVKPRVYCPYCCNNQHFLDQCANFKQLSRDQRITWVKSNNRCWRCGRQHLAAQCKLKLQCKICRGKHLESLHVVNDRTAAERKDANPTSSKGPDQPTDILYLDRRAGCNQVLLKISKVLLRSGDHSLETYAILDDGSERTILLPEATRHLKLDGQPESLTVRTIRHDERTLQGSSVTFTISPVNHPAKTFTVDKAFTAAQLGLADHTYPVDGLKRKFKHLKSLPLEPFYNAKPLLLIGSDHPHLITPIKPVRLGPPGGPAAVKTRLGWTLQGPVSRIQCNNSQQCLFLSTCSPMSELYSQVEKLWQLDTLPYQNEKLVTQSRRDQEAIELLEAKTQRVEVDGVRRYATPLLRVASMPILRAPPQAVLPHLRAIEKRLMRDQVKAQAYSTEIRKLEESGYIRKISPELEATSTQSWFIPHHLVTHNGKNRVVFNCSFDYENQNINKLLLPGPNLGPSILGVLLRFREHSTAISSDIKGMFHQVRLLPEDRPFTRFLWRDLKRDSQPDVYEWQVLPFGTTCSPCCAIYALLRHVRDHSYEGEDVRCSVEAHFYVDNWLQSFPSAAQAKRMVDKTRALLTQGGLELRQWASNQLEVINHLPRALRSESSEQWLNHGEVEQQEHALGLSWMCQTDTIRYRSRPLRSSPTTMRSIYRVLASQYDPLGFLIPYTTRAKIIVQQLWDKERGWDDPLLPKNLLNAWQAWEGELCHIDSICLPRCYVSPEMDHADTWRMVHIFCDASERAYGSVAYLRTEDTQGRVEVAFLTARSRVAPKRQLSMPRLELCAALTGAQLAKLLQRELTEAVHRVTMWTDSTTVLSWIRSDSCHFKVFVGTRIAEIQELTDLQAWRYVPSAENPADDLTRGKTLQEIAGKSRWACSPSFLALPPEQWPVEVPFPTTDHSDELRKAVICLLTMPTASINLPDTHQYSTFSDLVAETARRLHGAAPEAEGNPMAEHYRQAELNVLRAVQLESFPDEVWCLKEGRSLPMSSRLLTLAPELDHSLQLIRVGGRLRRCDKLEADTVHPVLLDPKHPITKLLIQQTDRELKHPGAERLFAELRRKYWILRGREAVRKEQRCCFECQKWRAQPIVPTVRCQTCLLLVSDCTSQHFIPQELTALVHCR